From a region of the Streptomyces sp. NBC_01454 genome:
- a CDS encoding SCP2 sterol-binding domain-containing protein, with product MATLDQCRAALDRLAQNMSSADGRVRGATAVHRSLSCRITDLDVTFVGRLADGTIQDVTHVPGPPPHKADIRLTMTGDDLVALVDGKLNFARAWSSGRVKLEAGLRDLLRLRTLL from the coding sequence ATGGCAACCCTCGACCAGTGCCGCGCCGCTCTCGACCGGCTGGCCCAGAACATGTCCTCGGCCGACGGCAGGGTCCGCGGCGCCACCGCGGTCCACCGTTCCCTCAGCTGCCGCATCACCGACCTCGATGTGACTTTCGTCGGGCGGCTGGCCGACGGCACCATCCAGGACGTGACCCACGTCCCCGGCCCGCCCCCGCACAAGGCCGACATCCGTCTGACCATGACCGGCGACGATCTGGTGGCCCTGGTGGACGGGAAGCTGAACTTCGCCAGGGCGTGGAGCAGCGGCCGCGTCAAGCTGGAAGCCGGCCTGCGCGACCTGCTGCGGCTCAGGACGCTGCTGTAG
- a CDS encoding TlyA family RNA methyltransferase has translation MAGVARRRLDAELVRRKLARSREHASQLIAAGRVTVGGATATKPATQVETSAAVVVRADESDPDYVSRGGHKLAGALAAFVPLGLKIEGRRALDAGASTGGFTDVLLRAGAGHVVAVDVGYGQLAWSLQSDERVTVKDRTNVRELTLDQIDAQPVDLVVGDLSFIPLGLVLPALAACAAPDADLVLMVKPQFEVGKERLGSGGVVRSAQLRAEAVCAVAERAAALGFGVLGVTASPLPGPSGNVEYFLWLRAGAPALDPADVDRAVAEGPR, from the coding sequence GTGGCAGGAGTGGCACGACGCCGACTCGACGCGGAGCTGGTGCGCCGCAAGCTGGCCCGTTCGCGCGAGCACGCCAGCCAGCTGATCGCCGCGGGCCGGGTGACCGTGGGCGGTGCGACCGCGACGAAACCGGCCACCCAGGTCGAGACCAGCGCGGCCGTGGTCGTCCGCGCGGACGAGAGCGATCCGGACTATGTCTCGCGCGGCGGGCACAAGCTCGCCGGAGCCCTCGCCGCGTTCGTTCCGCTCGGCCTGAAGATCGAGGGCCGCCGGGCGCTCGACGCCGGCGCCTCGACCGGTGGCTTCACCGATGTCCTGCTGAGGGCCGGCGCCGGTCATGTCGTCGCCGTCGACGTCGGGTACGGACAGCTCGCCTGGTCGCTGCAGAGCGATGAGCGGGTCACCGTGAAGGACCGCACCAACGTACGGGAACTGACCCTCGACCAGATCGACGCGCAGCCCGTCGACCTCGTCGTCGGCGACCTCTCGTTCATCCCGCTGGGACTCGTCCTGCCCGCGCTGGCCGCCTGCGCGGCGCCCGACGCGGACCTGGTGCTGATGGTCAAGCCGCAGTTCGAGGTCGGCAAGGAGCGGCTGGGCAGCGGCGGGGTGGTGCGCAGTGCGCAGCTGCGGGCCGAGGCGGTGTGTGCCGTCGCCGAGCGGGCGGCCGCACTCGGATTTGGCGTACTTGGCGTAACTGCGAGCCCGCTGCCGGGTCCTTCGGGGAATGTCGAGTACTTTCTGTGGCTGCGCGCCGGGGCGCCTGCACTCGACCCGGCGGACGTCGACCGTGCAGTGGCGGAGGGGCCTCGTTGA